A genomic stretch from Flavobacterium humidisoli includes:
- a CDS encoding leucine-rich repeat domain-containing protein, with protein sequence MKSKLLLLLFLANFSIYAQQYTSIPDVNFENKLIDLGIDSGTVDGQVLTSSISSVTRLDVSRSSISDLTGIEAFTSLQSLIANQNSLTSVNLSKNTKLNYLDLGNNQLTTLDLSTNTALENLDCQKNKLPALDISKNTNLTILNCSSNVLTNLNITANTLLISINAKSNKLTSLNTDNNLALNFISCGGNQLTALNVDKNLTLISLWCGSNKLTSLNIDKNLELTDLNCGINELTSLNVTNNKKLFSLICHQNKIKSLDVSKNTLLEQLMCHYNELASINVWHNPELYILNCHFNKITDLDISKNPKIIEISCNDNDLKFLNLKNGNNNNFQLLYTTFINNPKLTCIMVDEATYSNTTWADKKDATATFSTSCERFTLIPDVNFENKLIALGLDSGVPDGKVLTSKIDTIEVLDVNSRNSNDKITNLTGIQDFKSLKSLDFMSNKVTTANLSQNLALTYIDAGFNNLTTLDISNNLELSNLSITGNKLTILDISQNNNLIDLFCSSNELKNIDVSNNKKLSTLWCKSNLLTSLDLSKNTLLNSLDCSDNKFLTIVNLKNTNNSRFYPHISSINFTSNRALTCIIVDNAIYSNEKWSTFKESTAHIRLLTVLKLPQYQILLLKIN encoded by the coding sequence ATGAAATCAAAACTACTTTTATTGCTATTTTTAGCAAATTTTTCAATTTATGCGCAGCAATACACATCTATTCCAGATGTAAATTTTGAAAACAAACTGATTGACTTGGGTATCGATTCTGGCACTGTAGACGGACAAGTTTTAACATCAAGCATTTCATCAGTAACTCGTTTGGATGTTTCAAGAAGTTCTATTTCAGATTTAACGGGAATTGAAGCCTTTACTTCTTTACAATCTTTAATTGCAAATCAAAATTCTCTAACAAGTGTCAATCTTTCAAAAAACACAAAATTAAATTATTTAGATCTTGGCAATAATCAACTAACAACATTAGATTTAAGTACAAATACAGCATTAGAAAATTTAGATTGTCAGAAAAACAAACTACCGGCATTAGATATTTCTAAAAACACTAATTTGACTATATTAAATTGTTCATCAAATGTATTAACCAATTTAAATATAACTGCAAATACATTATTAATTTCAATAAACGCTAAGAGTAATAAACTTACTTCTTTAAATACAGATAATAATTTAGCATTAAATTTTATAAGCTGTGGAGGAAATCAGTTAACGGCTTTGAATGTTGATAAAAACCTTACTTTGATAAGTTTATGGTGCGGAAGCAATAAATTGACAAGTTTAAACATCGACAAAAATCTAGAGTTGACAGATTTAAATTGTGGAATTAATGAACTTACAAGTTTAAATGTAACAAACAATAAAAAGTTATTTTCGTTAATTTGTCACCAAAATAAAATCAAAAGTTTAGATGTCTCTAAAAACACTCTATTAGAACAGCTGATGTGTCATTATAATGAACTGGCAAGCATTAATGTATGGCATAATCCAGAACTGTACATATTAAACTGTCATTTCAATAAGATTACAGATTTAGATATTTCCAAAAACCCAAAAATTATCGAAATATCCTGCAATGATAATGACTTAAAGTTCCTAAATTTAAAAAACGGAAATAACAATAATTTCCAGCTTTTATATACAACCTTTATCAATAACCCAAAATTAACTTGTATTATGGTTGATGAAGCAACCTATTCTAATACAACATGGGCAGATAAAAAAGATGCAACTGCTACATTTAGTACTTCTTGTGAAAGATTCACATTAATTCCAGATGTTAATTTCGAAAATAAACTAATTGCTTTAGGTTTAGATTCTGGAGTCCCAGATGGAAAAGTATTAACTTCAAAAATTGATACTATCGAAGTTTTAGATGTTAATTCTAGAAATAGTAATGATAAAATTACCAATTTAACTGGTATTCAAGATTTCAAATCTCTTAAGTCTTTAGATTTTATGTCTAACAAAGTAACTACTGCAAACCTTTCACAAAACTTGGCATTAACTTACATTGACGCTGGATTTAATAATTTGACAACACTAGATATTTCAAATAATCTCGAGCTTTCAAATTTAAGCATCACTGGTAATAAGCTAACAATTTTAGACATATCACAAAATAATAATTTAATAGATCTTTTTTGTAGTTCAAATGAACTGAAAAACATTGATGTGTCAAATAATAAAAAATTAAGTACTCTTTGGTGTAAATCCAATTTACTGACAAGTTTGGATCTTTCTAAAAACACTCTTCTTAATTCCTTAGATTGCTCAGATAATAAATTTCTTACTATCGTGAATTTAAAAAACACAAACAACTCCAGATTTTACCCACATATCAGTTCTATTAATTTTACTTCCAATCGAGCACTTACTTGTATTATAGTAGACAATGCTATTTATTCTAATGAAAAATGGTCTACGTTTAAAGAATCAACAGCTCATATTCGGCTTTTGACTGTTCTCAAGTTACCGCAATACCAGATCCTGCTTTTGAAGATAAATTAA
- a CDS encoding T9SS type A sorting domain-containing protein, whose product MKTKLLLLLLLASFSFYAQTNLVPNGSFETWSVSSKPDNWYQYFSGYVSKSAAAQNGSSSINMMVASGTFNFINTDYFPVTAGKTYRVTLYHRLSKGNFSSIDFSLYHKPDTFKAELIKKSDVTFSTTEWRKLEFEYTPTVSENIEVDIWTYGGLNSEILIDNVSVVDINEISLQYTKIPDVEFEKKLIALGLDSGATDGQVLTSNIKTVKSLTLDPTLVADLSGIEDFTALEVLDCRNGCVSSSGGGCGKITKLDVSKNTALTQLYCDGNQLTSLDVSKNTKLVNLYCASNKLTSVDISNNTELSSIDVSRNYLTEFNISNNKKLYQVSCRSNKIKSLDVTNSKLGLLACSDNELSSLDLSNQSELVQLYVENNKLSVLNTTNKPNLVYFNCSNNLLTDIDVTSSIKLSEFKCSNNKLTSLNVTQNINLTSLSCGYNTIAGFDISKNLKLKELDCTSLQLNELDVTFLPELIKLTASKNNLTYINLSKNSKLTDAYLYENQITEIDVTKNLLLSYLLVSNNKLKVLNVVNNPELQYVDFYNNQLTTFDISQNKKVSYVNCNNNKLTSLNLQNGLKNFSINLDVPNYKNNPDLKCIQVTDATYAKTMWSYYADPNVRFSEDCAGPLTLLPNNFNVETKGESCQGENNGAISITAKETFAYQAKINDKVLPFTNNSLNYSNLAPGNYTISITIPNELFEQNFNVTIPKAATTTGKSDVSAKNVNVEITEGTAPFTVFVDGTEQFQTTDKSFTVALNKAGLVEVATAKACEGVFAKKVTSYELGTILSAYPNPTSGVIEIEIPSAKTEVTIDLYNFGGQLVSHGTYNIENGKALLNLEKLPSGIYAAKINLETPEYIKIIKK is encoded by the coding sequence ATGAAAACAAAACTACTCTTGTTGCTATTATTGGCAAGTTTTTCTTTTTATGCGCAAACCAACTTAGTCCCAAACGGAAGTTTTGAGACTTGGTCTGTGTCCTCTAAACCAGACAACTGGTATCAATATTTTAGCGGTTATGTTTCTAAAAGCGCTGCAGCTCAAAATGGTTCATCAAGTATCAATATGATGGTTGCCAGTGGAACATTTAACTTCATTAATACGGACTATTTTCCTGTAACTGCTGGTAAGACATATAGAGTTACATTATACCACAGACTTTCAAAAGGCAATTTTTCTTCTATTGATTTCAGTTTATATCATAAACCAGACACTTTTAAGGCAGAATTAATCAAAAAATCAGATGTAACTTTCTCTACTACAGAATGGAGAAAACTAGAATTTGAATATACTCCAACTGTTTCTGAAAATATTGAAGTTGATATTTGGACTTATGGAGGTCTAAATTCTGAAATTTTGATTGATAATGTTTCTGTGGTAGATATTAATGAAATTTCTCTTCAATACACTAAGATTCCTGATGTTGAATTCGAAAAAAAATTGATCGCTTTAGGTCTTGATAGCGGGGCAACAGATGGACAAGTATTGACATCTAATATTAAAACGGTTAAATCATTGACTCTTGACCCAACCTTAGTTGCTGATTTAAGTGGTATTGAAGACTTTACTGCATTGGAAGTATTAGACTGCAGAAACGGTTGTGTGTCTAGTAGCGGTGGTGGCTGCGGAAAAATAACTAAACTTGATGTTTCTAAAAACACCGCATTGACACAATTATATTGTGATGGTAATCAACTAACTAGTTTAGATGTTAGCAAAAACACAAAGTTGGTTAACTTATATTGCGCTTCTAACAAATTAACATCTGTAGACATTTCAAATAATACAGAGCTATCTTCTATCGATGTATCTCGTAATTACTTGACAGAATTTAATATTTCTAATAATAAAAAACTATATCAAGTTAGCTGCAGAAGTAATAAAATAAAAAGTCTAGATGTAACAAACAGCAAGTTAGGTTTATTAGCTTGTAGCGACAACGAATTAAGCAGTTTGGATCTTTCTAATCAAAGTGAGTTAGTACAGCTGTATGTTGAAAACAACAAGCTGTCCGTATTAAACACTACCAATAAACCAAATTTGGTTTACTTTAATTGCAGCAATAATTTACTGACTGATATAGATGTAACTTCATCAATTAAGCTATCAGAATTCAAATGCTCAAACAACAAATTAACTAGTCTAAATGTTACCCAAAATATCAATCTAACCTCTCTTTCATGTGGTTATAATACAATTGCAGGATTTGATATTTCAAAAAATCTAAAACTTAAAGAATTAGACTGTACTTCCCTTCAATTAAATGAATTAGATGTTACGTTCTTACCTGAATTAATAAAATTGACGGCTAGCAAAAATAATTTGACATATATTAATTTATCTAAAAATTCAAAACTAACAGACGCTTATTTATATGAAAATCAAATTACTGAAATAGATGTAACAAAAAATCTTTTATTATCATATTTATTAGTTTCGAACAATAAACTTAAAGTTTTAAACGTCGTAAATAATCCTGAGCTACAATATGTGGATTTTTATAATAATCAATTAACGACTTTTGATATCTCACAAAATAAAAAGGTGAGTTATGTAAATTGTAACAATAACAAGCTTACAAGTTTAAATTTACAAAATGGTCTAAAGAATTTTTCCATCAACTTAGACGTTCCTAATTATAAAAACAATCCTGATTTAAAATGTATTCAGGTTACTGATGCAACGTATGCTAAAACAATGTGGTCTTATTATGCAGATCCTAATGTTAGATTTTCTGAAGACTGTGCTGGACCTCTTACGCTTCTTCCTAATAATTTTAATGTTGAAACAAAAGGAGAATCATGTCAAGGAGAAAATAATGGAGCGATAAGTATCACTGCAAAAGAGACTTTTGCTTATCAGGCGAAAATTAATGATAAAGTATTGCCATTTACAAACAACTCTTTAAACTATTCAAATTTAGCTCCTGGAAACTACACTATTTCAATTACTATTCCGAACGAACTTTTTGAACAAAACTTTAATGTAACTATTCCAAAAGCGGCAACTACAACAGGAAAATCTGATGTAAGCGCTAAGAATGTAAACGTTGAAATTACCGAAGGGACAGCCCCTTTCACAGTATTTGTTGATGGTACAGAACAATTTCAAACAACAGATAAAAGCTTTACGGTTGCCTTAAATAAAGCCGGATTAGTTGAAGTCGCAACTGCAAAAGCTTGTGAAGGTGTTTTTGCTAAAAAAGTTACTTCTTATGAATTAGGGACAATACTTTCGGCCTATCCGAACCCTACTTCTGGCGTTATAGAAATTGAAATTCCATCTGCTAAAACCGAAGTTACTATTGATTTATACAATTTTGGCGGACAATTGGTTTCTCACGGAACTTATAATATTGAAAATGGAAAAGCCCTTTTAAATCTTGAAAAATTACCTTCAGGAATTTATGCAGCTAAAATCAATTTAGAAACTCCAGAGTACATTAAAATTATAAAAAAATAA
- a CDS encoding S8 family peptidase: MSHIKPLKLSAFALLVLAGCNATLQAQTSVPKQPIVAPLAVVKKAPVSENELKRWSHLDLIKDSIPGMSVDRALTELLQGKKGQKVIVGIVDSGVDIEHEDLQGMIWTNKKEIPGNGIDDDKNGFIDDVHGWNFLGNAVHENLEMTRIVKKGDDGSAQYKEALAQYTEKNDKALKDKQQVDFLLDVHNTIKKELNKTTYKIEDLSAVTSTDPKVARSKAIMTQIFTNAGPTFDPEADFGEYKDQVYDQLEYNLNKDYDGRKIVGDNPEDIKDAHYGNNVVFGPDKEKALHGTHVAGIIAQIRGNNLGGDGVASPNVEILTVRAVPDGDEYDKDIALAIRYAVDNGAKVINGSFGKSFSPHKDWVYDAIKYAAKKDVLIVHAAGNDGYNIDETKNINYPNDSKDNIKEFADNVITIGAINKSYGENVVAPFSNFGKINVDVFAPGEEIYATVPNNKYKYLQGTSMASPNAAGVAALIRSYYPKLKAAQVKKILMDSGVALPSMVVLGESENPDEKPVAVSSAESSKTAKMVNAYNALLMAEKMSKK, encoded by the coding sequence ATGAGTCATATAAAACCACTTAAATTATCTGCGTTTGCATTACTTGTTTTAGCAGGTTGTAATGCAACTTTACAAGCACAAACTTCTGTGCCAAAACAGCCAATTGTGGCTCCTTTAGCAGTAGTAAAAAAAGCACCAGTTAGCGAAAATGAATTAAAAAGATGGAGTCACCTTGATTTGATAAAAGATTCTATTCCGGGAATGAGTGTAGACAGAGCTTTGACTGAATTACTGCAAGGTAAAAAAGGGCAGAAAGTAATCGTTGGAATTGTAGATTCTGGTGTAGATATCGAACACGAAGATCTGCAGGGAATGATCTGGACAAATAAAAAAGAAATTCCTGGAAACGGAATTGACGATGATAAAAACGGATTTATTGATGATGTTCATGGCTGGAATTTCTTAGGAAATGCTGTTCATGAAAATCTAGAAATGACTCGTATCGTTAAAAAAGGAGACGACGGTTCTGCGCAATATAAAGAAGCTTTAGCACAATATACTGAGAAAAATGATAAAGCGCTAAAAGACAAACAACAAGTAGACTTTTTGCTTGATGTTCATAATACAATCAAAAAAGAGCTTAATAAAACAACATACAAAATTGAAGATTTAAGCGCAGTAACTTCTACAGATCCAAAAGTAGCAAGAAGTAAAGCGATTATGACTCAGATCTTTACCAATGCTGGACCAACTTTTGATCCAGAAGCTGATTTTGGAGAATATAAAGACCAAGTTTACGATCAGTTAGAGTACAACTTGAACAAAGATTATGACGGAAGAAAAATCGTAGGTGATAATCCAGAAGATATAAAAGATGCTCATTATGGAAATAATGTTGTTTTTGGTCCAGATAAAGAAAAAGCGCTTCACGGAACTCACGTAGCTGGAATTATTGCGCAAATTCGCGGCAATAATTTAGGTGGAGACGGAGTTGCTTCTCCAAATGTTGAAATTTTGACGGTTAGAGCCGTTCCAGATGGAGACGAATACGATAAAGATATTGCTTTGGCAATTCGTTATGCGGTAGACAACGGAGCAAAAGTAATCAACGGTAGTTTTGGAAAAAGCTTTTCTCCACACAAAGACTGGGTTTATGATGCAATTAAATATGCGGCTAAAAAAGATGTTTTAATTGTTCATGCTGCTGGTAACGATGGTTATAATATCGATGAAACTAAAAATATTAATTATCCAAACGATTCTAAAGACAACATAAAAGAATTTGCAGATAATGTAATTACAATTGGAGCGATTAATAAATCGTACGGAGAAAATGTTGTTGCTCCATTTTCAAACTTTGGAAAAATAAACGTAGACGTTTTTGCTCCAGGGGAAGAAATTTATGCAACAGTGCCAAATAACAAATACAAATATTTGCAAGGAACTTCAATGGCATCTCCAAATGCGGCAGGTGTTGCAGCTTTAATTCGTTCTTACTATCCAAAATTGAAAGCAGCTCAAGTTAAAAAGATTTTAATGGACTCTGGAGTAGCACTTCCTTCAATGGTTGTTTTAGGCGAAAGTGAGAATCCAGATGAAAAGCCAGTTGCGGTTTCTTCTGCAGAATCATCAAAAACAGCTAAGATGGTAAATGCTTATAATGCGTTATTAATGGCTGAAAAGATGTCTAAAAAATAA
- a CDS encoding M1 family metallopeptidase, which translates to MRKIILLSFLSLGFNSAFAQSAPYWQQHADYKMEVSMDVKNYQYKGKQELVYTNNSSDTLKKVFYHLYPNAFQPGSEMDARLHFIKDPDGRMVNKVKQADGKEVKQSRIETLKPNEAGYLKITNFKQDGAVAQTRVSGTILEVTLAKPILPNSKTTFTLDFDGQVPVQIRRSGRNNSEGVELSMSQWYPKLAEFDFEGWHADPYIAREFHGVWGNFDVKITIDKDYTIGGSGYLQDKNSIGHGYQDAGVTVTYPKKTKTLTWHFIAPNVHDFTWAADKEYTHDIVKGPNDVDLHFFYKNNEKTTANWKQLEPLMVKVMEYYNQRVGAYPYKQYSFIQGGDGGMEYAMCTLMLGNGTLEGILGTATHELGHSWFQHILASNESKHPWMDEGFTTYIEDSALNELKGDKKEVSPFVGNYKAYYSLVNSGKEQPQTTHGDRYDENRPYSISSYVKGSLFLSQLEYVIGKDNVDATLKRYFNDFKFKHPTPNDIKRTAERVSGAELDWYLIDWTQTTNTIDYGIKDVADNAGKTTVSLERIGRMPMPIDLRVDYTDGTSETFYIPLRMMNFIKPNPNPNEKRTVLEDWAWAQQNYSFTIDKNKTSIKKITIDPSGLMADVKQTNNVFEVK; encoded by the coding sequence ATGCGAAAAATTATTTTACTTTCTTTCCTAAGCTTAGGTTTTAACTCGGCTTTTGCACAAAGCGCCCCATATTGGCAGCAGCACGCTGACTATAAAATGGAGGTTTCTATGGATGTAAAAAACTATCAGTACAAAGGGAAACAAGAATTGGTTTATACCAATAATTCTTCTGATACTTTAAAAAAAGTATTCTATCATTTATATCCAAACGCTTTTCAACCAGGAAGCGAAATGGATGCACGTCTTCATTTTATTAAAGATCCAGACGGAAGAATGGTGAACAAAGTAAAACAAGCTGACGGAAAAGAAGTAAAACAGAGCCGTATTGAAACTTTAAAGCCAAATGAAGCAGGTTATTTAAAAATTACAAACTTCAAACAAGATGGTGCTGTCGCTCAAACAAGAGTTTCTGGAACGATCTTAGAAGTAACTTTGGCGAAACCAATTTTACCGAATTCTAAAACGACTTTTACATTAGATTTTGACGGACAGGTTCCAGTACAGATTCGTCGTTCTGGAAGAAACAATTCTGAAGGAGTAGAGCTTTCAATGTCACAATGGTATCCAAAATTAGCCGAATTTGATTTTGAAGGATGGCATGCAGATCCATACATTGCAAGAGAATTTCATGGTGTTTGGGGGAATTTTGATGTGAAAATTACAATTGATAAAGACTACACAATTGGTGGTTCTGGGTATTTGCAAGACAAAAATTCTATCGGACATGGTTACCAAGATGCGGGTGTAACGGTTACTTATCCTAAAAAAACAAAAACATTAACTTGGCATTTTATTGCACCAAATGTTCACGATTTTACATGGGCTGCAGATAAAGAATATACACATGATATTGTAAAAGGACCAAACGATGTCGATTTGCATTTCTTCTACAAAAACAACGAAAAAACGACTGCAAACTGGAAACAGTTAGAGCCATTAATGGTTAAAGTAATGGAATATTACAACCAGAGAGTAGGAGCTTATCCGTACAAGCAATATTCATTTATTCAAGGTGGAGACGGTGGAATGGAGTATGCAATGTGTACTTTAATGTTAGGAAACGGAACTCTTGAAGGAATTCTAGGAACAGCGACACACGAATTAGGGCATTCTTGGTTCCAGCATATTTTAGCTTCAAACGAATCTAAACACCCTTGGATGGACGAAGGTTTTACAACTTACATCGAAGACAGTGCTTTGAATGAATTAAAAGGAGACAAAAAAGAAGTAAGTCCTTTTGTAGGAAATTATAAAGCGTATTATAGTTTAGTAAATTCTGGTAAAGAACAGCCACAAACAACGCACGGAGATCGCTATGATGAAAACCGTCCATACAGCATTTCTTCTTACGTAAAAGGAAGTCTTTTCCTTTCTCAGTTAGAATATGTAATTGGAAAAGATAATGTTGATGCGACTTTAAAAAGATATTTCAACGATTTCAAATTCAAACATCCAACTCCAAACGACATCAAAAGAACAGCTGAAAGAGTTTCTGGAGCTGAGTTAGATTGGTATTTGATTGATTGGACACAAACTACAAATACGATCGATTACGGAATCAAAGACGTTGCTGACAATGCAGGAAAAACAACAGTTTCTTTAGAAAGAATTGGAAGAATGCCAATGCCAATCGATTTGAGAGTGGATTACACAGACGGAACATCTGAGACATTCTACATTCCATTAAGAATGATGAATTTTATTAAGCCAAATCCAAATCCGAACGAGAAAAGAACAGTACTAGAAGACTGGGCTTGGGCACAGCAAAACTATAGTTTTACAATTGACAAAAACAAAACATCAATCAAAAAAATCACTATCGATCCAAGCGGATTAATGGCTGATGTAAAGCAAACTAATAATGTTTTTGAAGTGAAGTAA
- a CDS encoding DUF418 domain-containing protein: protein MTNSYYPVEQSKRTAIVDILRGWAILGVAIGNYLDFLYIGIEKELKHNAFSETLQFINRYLFAAKSWTLLTLLFGYGFAILINNVASKGKNPVAFFAWRMFLLFILAFINSAFWLGDILKDYAFLGLVLLLFYKCSTKTLAIISAVIILTVPFVMAYVNGLKIEHPAIATNPEYLKLYHSGNWIDFFRFNLLASFYEQIIIPGYAITAHYVMLGCMLFGFLLQKLNFFNRLTELKKLLKSVCIISLAVAVLIGIGFNIAIIYKAPLLKIFHPLYWLVLSTMIFISSGICILYNNGKLKTVFSYFSAGGKMTLTNYMSQNILAGIIFSGIGFGIADSMPYWFYFLFAVFIFIIQLFISKWWLSKYNYGPIEWLWRSASYREWVPFKKTKPDATTATIKTA from the coding sequence ATGACAAATTCTTATTATCCTGTCGAGCAAAGCAAAAGAACTGCAATTGTCGACATACTTCGGGGCTGGGCTATATTGGGTGTAGCCATTGGCAATTATTTGGATTTTCTATACATCGGTATAGAAAAAGAGCTTAAGCATAATGCTTTCTCTGAAACGCTACAATTTATTAACCGTTATTTATTTGCAGCAAAATCTTGGACATTACTAACTCTTTTATTTGGCTACGGATTTGCAATTTTGATTAACAATGTTGCTTCTAAAGGAAAAAATCCTGTCGCTTTTTTTGCATGGCGAATGTTTTTGCTATTTATTTTAGCCTTTATTAATTCTGCTTTTTGGCTTGGCGATATTTTAAAAGATTATGCCTTTTTAGGGCTTGTATTATTACTTTTTTACAAATGTTCTACCAAAACTTTGGCCATTATTTCTGCTGTAATTATACTTACAGTTCCTTTTGTAATGGCTTATGTAAATGGTTTAAAAATTGAGCATCCTGCAATTGCAACAAATCCCGAATATTTAAAACTATATCATTCTGGAAACTGGATTGACTTTTTCAGATTTAATCTGCTTGCGTCATTTTACGAACAAATTATAATTCCAGGCTATGCGATTACGGCTCATTATGTAATGTTGGGCTGTATGCTTTTTGGTTTTTTGCTTCAAAAACTAAACTTTTTCAATCGCTTAACAGAATTGAAGAAACTTTTAAAATCTGTCTGCATTATTAGTTTGGCTGTTGCTGTACTTATCGGGATCGGATTTAATATTGCGATAATATACAAAGCTCCGTTATTAAAAATATTTCACCCTCTTTATTGGCTGGTTTTAAGTACGATGATTTTTATATCAAGCGGAATTTGTATTTTGTATAATAACGGCAAGTTAAAAACGGTTTTCAGCTATTTTAGTGCAGGCGGAAAAATGACATTGACCAATTATATGAGCCAAAATATATTGGCAGGTATTATTTTCTCTGGAATTGGATTCGGAATTGCAGATTCAATGCCGTATTGGTTTTACTTTTTGTTTGCTGTTTTCATCTTTATCATTCAATTATTTATCAGTAAATGGTGGCTTTCAAAATACAATTATGGCCCGATTGAATGGTTATGGAGGTCTGCTAGTTACAGAGAATGGGTTCCTTTCAAAAAAACAAAGCCAGACGCTACTACTGCTACTATAAAAACGGCATAA
- a CDS encoding L-threonine 3-dehydrogenase gives MNPKILIIGACGQIGTELTQKLRKIYGTENVIASDIRKLNTDVVNSGPFEVVNALDFNQIEHLVEVHKITDVYLMAALLSATAEKNPAFAWDLNMNSLFHVLNLAKAKKIQKIFWPSSIAVFGPTTPKENTPQYTVMEPSTVYGISKQAGERWCEYYHNIYGVDVRSIRYPGLISWSTPPGGGTTDYAVDIFYKAIADKKYECFLSSETKMPMMYMDDAIDATINIMKAPAEEIKIHSSYNLAAMSFTPTEIAAEIKKHIPEFEITYNPDFRQKIADSWPASIDDAEARKDWGWNHKFDLETMTKDMLEHLA, from the coding sequence ATGAATCCTAAAATATTGATCATTGGCGCTTGCGGTCAGATTGGAACAGAACTGACGCAAAAACTGCGCAAAATATACGGAACCGAGAATGTTATCGCTTCTGATATTCGAAAATTAAATACTGATGTTGTTAATTCGGGACCTTTTGAAGTGGTCAATGCTTTAGATTTTAATCAAATAGAACATTTAGTAGAAGTGCATAAAATTACAGATGTATATCTAATGGCGGCACTTTTATCGGCAACCGCTGAAAAAAACCCAGCTTTTGCGTGGGATTTGAATATGAATTCTCTTTTTCATGTTTTAAATTTAGCTAAAGCCAAAAAGATTCAGAAGATTTTCTGGCCTTCTAGTATTGCTGTTTTTGGACCAACAACTCCAAAAGAAAATACGCCTCAATATACCGTAATGGAACCTTCTACAGTTTACGGAATTAGTAAACAAGCAGGTGAAAGATGGTGCGAATACTACCATAATATTTATGGTGTAGATGTTCGCAGTATTCGTTATCCAGGCTTAATTAGCTGGTCTACTCCTCCAGGCGGCGGAACTACAGATTATGCCGTTGATATTTTCTACAAAGCGATTGCCGATAAAAAATACGAGTGTTTTTTGTCTTCTGAAACCAAAATGCCCATGATGTATATGGATGATGCGATTGATGCGACGATCAATATTATGAAAGCGCCAGCTGAAGAAATTAAAATACATTCTTCATACAATTTGGCTGCAATGAGCTTTACTCCAACTGAAATTGCGGCTGAAATCAAAAAACATATTCCTGAATTTGAAATTACGTATAATCCAGATTTCCGTCAGAAAATTGCTGATAGCTGGCCGGCAAGTATAGACGATGCTGAAGCGAGGAAAGATTGGGGATGGAATCATAAATTTGATTTGGAAACTATGACTAAAGATATGCTGGAGCATTTAGCATAA